A genomic stretch from Helianthus annuus cultivar XRQ/B chromosome 1, HanXRQr2.0-SUNRISE, whole genome shotgun sequence includes:
- the LOC110938946 gene encoding F-box/FBD/LRR-repeat protein At1g13570, which yields MDSTENHQRFVTSVADEDIISNLAEHLIDPILERLPIQEAVRTSVLSQKWRYRWTTMSVLNVDFDFAIKLSSKGAFDPNGFIRVINKIMTHHKGPIFRFVLYIPYEINLDSFQEVDQWILILSRNSVKQFILVNSNQVYPLHSSVFSCMELKYLGIYNCIFKPPIGFEGFPNLQSCNLMNIHFGDNLGGTVINLPQLKMLALDTCGNVKSFNIKALNLRTLRVISCLDAMSLPLLHSERLDVVQIRLLKSKVDFPRVERFNLAVMLSKLPMVVSFTIDGYFLKFLAAEKFPKWLPHEAKCLKKLEFQSFNFGDLDQLEGALYMLQNSPDLKGLHVTHEQMGPDADLELTSNHLESHDCLQTLFMLQTVELTSLEGSRPELLFIKLLLDHSPRLENMIIRPKATTDTEKRYNIAKDVMLFPRASSKAKMVFLDPQP from the exons ATGGATTCCACGG AAAATCATCAGAGGTTTGTAACTTCTGTTGCTGATGAGGACATAATCAGTAACCTGGCAGAGCATCTGATAGACCCAATTTTAGAGCGGCTCCCGATCCAAGAAGCTGTACGCACAAGCGTTCTATCACAAAAATGGAGATACAGATGGACCACAATGTCTGTACTGAATGTCGATTTTGATTTCGCCATTAAATTATCAAGTAAGGGAGCTTTTGATCCAAATGGGTTTATAAGGGTAATAAACAAGATTATGACCCATCACAAGGGTCCCATCTTCAGATTTGTTCTCTATATACCATACGAGATAAATCTTGATAGCTTCCAAGAAGTTGATCAATGGATACTAATTTTATCAAGAAACAGTGTCAAGCAATTCATCCTTGTTAATTCAAATCAAGTTTATCCACTTCATTCGTCCGTGTTCTCGTGTATGGAATTGAAATATCTGGGAATATATAACTGTATCTTCAAACCACCAATTGGGTTTGAAGGGTTTCCTAATCTTCAAAGTTGTAATTTGATGAACATTCATTTCGGGGATAATTTAGGTGGAACAGTGATCAACTTACCACAACTTAAGATGTTGGCACTAGATACATGCGGCAATGTTAAAAGTTTTAACATCAAGGCTCTAAATCTACGGACTTTGCGAGTCATTAGTTGCCTTGATGCCATGTCGCTTCCGTTATTGCATAGCGAACGCCTTGATGTGGTTCAAATACGTTTGTTGAAATCCAAAGTAGATTTTCCACGAGTTGAAAGATTCAATTTGGCAGTCATGTTAAGCAAGTTAcccatggttgtttcttttaccatTGATGGTTATTTTCTTAAG TTTTTGGCTGCAGAAAAGTTCCCAAAGTGGCTTCCACATGAGGCAAAATGCTTAAAGAAATTGGAGTTCCAAAGTTTTAATTTTGGTGATTTGGATCAACTTGAAGGTGCTCTATACATGCTACAAAACTCGCCTGATTTGAAAGGACTTCATGTTACACATGAGCAGATG ggGCCTGATGCTGATTTGGAATTAACGTCTAATCATTTAGAGTCCCATGACTGTTTGCAGACGTTGTTTATGTTGCAAACGGTAGAATTGACATCTTTAGAAGGATCGAGACCAGAACTCCTCTTTATAaagcttctacttgatcattCTCCACGTCTTGAAAATATGATTATCCGACCAAAAGCAACCACTGATACTGAGAAAAGGTACAACATTGCAAAGGATGTTATGTTGTTTCCACGAGCCTCATCAAAAGCAAAAATGGTCTTCTTGGATCCACAGCCATAA